In Halorubrum sp. PV6, a single window of DNA contains:
- a CDS encoding ABC transporter permease, with product MSGGWLRGWRPAASMAARNLRRNRIRTVLAVLGVTIGVLAVAALGIFGNVLALGAADAIGDIGTQVVVSPNADAGVESLSTADVTAIRRAVSDPAVGDPAVVPLYSDNAVVAGTSSQTFATVYGVEQPGLAFAAAEGSLPDRHRRGVIVGADVAADIGVETGDAVEIAGRQVRVVAVLAESESFSPVAPDNAVFLPESAFAADGYAQVLVVADSGETARAAASAIRESVNAREERVSLFELAAIVDEINGFFDLLSTFLLGLGAISLVVAGVSILNVMLMSTVERRQEIGVMRAVGVTRRDVLRVLLAEAGLIGAAGAVAGTALTVLLVAGLVISTPAVDAALVLDPTNGYYLLLALVFGVGVGIVSGAYPAWQAANERPVDALRS from the coding sequence ATGAGCGGCGGCTGGCTCCGCGGCTGGCGGCCCGCCGCCTCGATGGCGGCGCGGAACCTCCGCCGGAATCGGATCCGGACCGTATTGGCCGTCCTCGGCGTCACGATCGGCGTCCTCGCCGTCGCGGCGCTCGGGATCTTCGGGAACGTCCTCGCGCTCGGCGCCGCCGACGCGATCGGCGACATCGGCACGCAGGTGGTTGTCTCGCCGAACGCGGACGCCGGCGTGGAGTCGCTCTCGACGGCCGACGTGACGGCCATCCGGCGCGCCGTCAGCGACCCGGCCGTCGGCGACCCGGCCGTCGTCCCGCTGTACTCGGACAACGCGGTCGTCGCGGGGACGAGTTCTCAGACGTTCGCGACGGTGTACGGCGTCGAGCAGCCGGGGCTCGCGTTCGCGGCCGCCGAGGGGTCGCTCCCCGACCGCCACCGGCGAGGCGTGATCGTCGGCGCGGACGTCGCCGCGGACATCGGCGTCGAGACGGGCGACGCGGTCGAGATCGCCGGCAGACAGGTCCGCGTCGTCGCCGTCCTCGCGGAGAGCGAGTCGTTCAGTCCGGTCGCGCCCGACAACGCCGTCTTCCTCCCGGAGTCGGCGTTCGCCGCCGACGGCTACGCCCAGGTGCTCGTGGTGGCCGACTCCGGGGAGACGGCGCGGGCGGCGGCCTCGGCGATCCGCGAGTCGGTGAACGCCCGCGAGGAGCGCGTCAGCCTGTTCGAGCTGGCGGCGATCGTCGACGAGATCAACGGCTTCTTCGATCTCTTAAGCACGTTCCTGCTCGGGCTCGGCGCCATCTCGCTCGTCGTCGCCGGCGTCTCGATCCTCAACGTCATGCTCATGAGCACCGTCGAACGCCGCCAGGAGATCGGCGTGATGCGCGCGGTCGGCGTGACGCGCCGCGACGTGTTGCGCGTGCTGCTCGCGGAGGCCGGCCTCATCGGTGCCGCGGGCGCGGTCGCCGGAACCGCGTTGACCGTCCTGCTCGTCGCCGGACTGGTGATATCGACGCCCGCCGTCGACGCCGCGCTCGTCTTAGATCCGACGAACGGCTACTACCTCCTCCTGGCGCTCGTGTTCGGCGTCGGCGTGGGGATAGTCAGCGGGGCGTACCCGGCCTGGCAGGCGGCGAACGAGCGACCGGTGGACGCGTTGCGAAGCTGA
- a CDS encoding ABC transporter ATP-binding protein has protein sequence MYSVELRGVTKRYPGGGDEPVVALDDVDFAVEPGEFVAVVGPSGSGKSTLLNVLGLLDDPTEGWRLLDGTDVTELTVGERTAARKESIGFVFQDFHLLPTLTAVENVALPTAFDPGDATDRATDLLRRFGLGERLDHEPSELSGGQKQRVAIARSLINNPSVLLADEPTGNLDTETGESILAEFERVKSEGVAVIAVTHDPLVEEYADRVVELTDGVLVGGIADSPTHAGGDAPPDHDADSPSDHDADAPQTGGSDSSGEADADSPLAPEER, from the coding sequence ATGTATAGCGTCGAGCTTCGCGGCGTGACCAAGCGGTATCCGGGCGGGGGCGACGAGCCGGTGGTGGCGCTCGACGACGTGGACTTCGCGGTCGAACCGGGCGAGTTCGTCGCGGTCGTCGGCCCCAGCGGCTCCGGGAAGTCGACGCTGCTCAACGTGCTCGGCCTCCTCGACGATCCCACCGAGGGGTGGCGCCTGCTCGACGGCACCGACGTGACCGAGCTCACGGTCGGCGAGCGCACCGCGGCTCGCAAGGAGTCGATCGGCTTCGTGTTTCAGGACTTCCACCTCCTGCCGACGCTGACGGCGGTCGAGAACGTTGCGCTGCCGACGGCGTTCGATCCGGGCGACGCGACCGACCGGGCGACCGACCTGCTCCGGCGGTTCGGCCTCGGCGAGCGCCTCGACCACGAGCCCTCGGAACTGTCCGGCGGGCAGAAACAGCGCGTCGCCATCGCGCGGTCGCTTATAAATAATCCATCGGTGCTGCTCGCCGACGAGCCGACGGGGAACCTCGACACGGAGACCGGCGAGTCGATCCTCGCCGAGTTCGAGCGAGTGAAGTCGGAAGGGGTCGCCGTCATCGCCGTCACCCACGACCCGCTGGTCGAGGAGTACGCGGACCGCGTCGTCGAGCTCACCGACGGGGTGCTGGTCGGCGGCATCGCGGACTCGCCGACGCACGCGGGCGGCGACGCTCCGCCGGACCACGACGCCGACTCCCCGTCGGACCACGACGCCGACGCTCCACAAACGGGGGGGAGCGACTCGTCGGGTGAGGCAGACGCCGACTCGCCGCTCGCGCCGGAGGAACGATGA
- the psmA gene encoding archaeal proteasome endopeptidase complex subunit alpha yields the protein MMGGNDQQAYDRGTSLFSPDGRIYQVEYAREAVSRGAPSVGIRTADGVVFVAMSRASSTLMEAESIEKLHKLDDHLGTASAGHVADARQLIDLARRQSQGNRLRYGEPVGVETLTKFVTDHIQENTQRGGTRPYGAALLIGGIENGEPRLFAADPSGTPNEWKATVIGGGRKDIQGHLEEEWTDDLSLDAGVELGIAALAAHEDEFEPADLAVATITDDEGYQTLPVEAVAESFEAAGLTVEDDDEDADDEE from the coding sequence ATGATGGGCGGTAACGATCAGCAGGCGTACGACCGCGGCACGTCGCTGTTCTCGCCGGACGGCCGGATCTACCAGGTCGAGTACGCCCGCGAGGCGGTCTCTCGCGGCGCGCCGAGCGTCGGCATCAGAACGGCCGACGGCGTCGTCTTCGTCGCGATGTCTCGCGCCTCCTCGACGCTGATGGAGGCCGAGAGCATCGAGAAGCTCCACAAACTCGACGACCACCTCGGCACCGCGAGCGCCGGCCACGTCGCCGACGCCCGGCAGCTCATCGACCTCGCGCGCCGCCAGTCGCAGGGGAACCGCCTCCGCTACGGCGAGCCCGTGGGCGTCGAGACGCTGACGAAGTTCGTCACCGACCACATCCAGGAGAACACCCAGCGGGGCGGCACCCGACCCTACGGCGCCGCGCTGCTCATCGGCGGCATCGAGAACGGCGAGCCGCGCCTCTTCGCCGCCGACCCCTCGGGCACGCCCAACGAGTGGAAGGCGACCGTCATCGGCGGCGGGAGAAAGGACATCCAGGGACACCTCGAAGAGGAGTGGACCGACGACCTCTCGCTCGACGCGGGGGTCGAACTCGGCATCGCCGCCCTCGCGGCCCACGAAGACGAGTTCGAGCCGGCCGACCTCGCCGTCGCAACGATCACGGACGACGAGGGCTACCAGACCCTCCCCGTGGAGGCGGTCGCGGAGTCCTTCGAGGCGGCCGGCCTGACGGTCGAAGACGACGACGAAGACGCGGACGACGAGGAGTAA
- a CDS encoding MOSC domain-containing protein yields the protein MARIADLVAYPLKSNDGAVVDRAEIGPKGALRGDRTYALVEAGVDPHAASVGGNGGYVNGKSEPAVHALRAEYDRSGPTDATPTAVTLSRPARPETGADADERTFALPADGDALEAWVGEYLGYAVDLVREPDGGLPDDRAAPGPTVVSRATLETVASWFDEVADATEMRRRLRPNVVLDDCPAFWEDRLFADHGEAVRLSVGRTALLGVNPCQRCVVPSRHPDTGAEIDDFRETFIRKRRETLPDWLDSDRFDHEFRLMVNTAVPESEWGASLSVGDRVTVEETVDIAESGRHGATATGGDR from the coding sequence ATGGCACGCATCGCGGACCTCGTCGCGTACCCGTTGAAATCGAACGACGGCGCGGTCGTCGATCGCGCCGAGATCGGGCCGAAGGGGGCGCTCCGGGGCGACCGCACGTACGCGCTCGTCGAGGCCGGGGTCGACCCCCACGCCGCCTCCGTCGGCGGCAACGGCGGGTACGTCAACGGGAAGAGCGAGCCGGCGGTCCACGCGCTCCGCGCCGAGTACGACCGCTCAGGGCCGACGGACGCGACGCCGACGGCGGTGACGCTCTCGCGACCGGCGCGTCCCGAGACGGGCGCCGACGCCGACGAGCGCACCTTCGCGCTGCCCGCGGACGGCGACGCGTTGGAAGCGTGGGTCGGCGAGTACCTCGGCTACGCGGTCGACCTCGTTCGCGAACCGGACGGCGGCCTCCCCGACGACCGGGCGGCGCCGGGACCCACGGTCGTCTCGCGGGCGACGCTGGAGACGGTCGCCTCGTGGTTCGACGAGGTGGCGGACGCGACCGAGATGCGGCGACGGCTCCGACCGAACGTCGTGCTCGACGACTGCCCGGCGTTCTGGGAGGACCGCCTGTTCGCCGACCACGGTGAGGCCGTCCGGCTCTCGGTCGGGAGGACGGCGCTGCTCGGCGTCAATCCCTGCCAGCGCTGTGTCGTCCCCTCGCGACACCCGGACACGGGCGCGGAGATCGACGACTTCCGTGAGACGTTTATAAGGAAGCGCCGCGAGACGCTCCCTGACTGGCTCGACAGCGACCGCTTCGACCACGAGTTCCGACTGATGGTGAACACCGCCGTTCCGGAGTCGGAGTGGGGGGCGTCGCTGTCAGTCGGCGATCGAGTGACCGTCGAAGAGACGGTCGACATCGCCGAGTCCGGCCGGCACGGCGCGACCGCGACGGGGGGCGACCGATGA
- a CDS encoding CheF family chemotaxis protein, with amino-acid sequence MEESVVADFVGRVHTTDLARDEPVTGRVILSQRRLVLVADAGKTTVPLSKVFDIVVGSVPDDLQSFFSDSVTIAYQQDGARRTALVEGEPDDMDRFTRLLFKALLRGVTVTVRHPAKLGGRVTDASDHTASISLSPGAIGFSGCPDPFKVDLSTVIDYERTSRTLGGTKRPALVFRHVPDTQTMTSIATVPDKRILNVLGRYIKLEYDEVMADVEAFDPTEEQLEILVSIYSAGGEANIADVVTGDVTQTEMVLETLREERLVVDGESGAALTRKGQMIVTSYMESVNS; translated from the coding sequence ATGGAAGAGTCCGTCGTCGCCGATTTCGTCGGCCGCGTCCACACGACCGATCTGGCACGCGACGAACCGGTGACGGGCCGTGTCATCCTGAGCCAGCGTCGGCTGGTGCTCGTCGCCGACGCCGGCAAGACGACCGTCCCCCTCTCGAAGGTGTTCGACATCGTCGTCGGTAGCGTCCCCGACGACCTCCAATCGTTTTTCAGCGACAGCGTCACCATCGCCTATCAGCAGGACGGCGCCCGGCGCACGGCGCTCGTCGAGGGCGAGCCGGACGATATGGACCGGTTCACCAGACTGCTTTTTAAGGCGCTGTTGCGCGGCGTGACGGTCACGGTTCGCCACCCGGCGAAACTCGGCGGGCGCGTCACCGACGCGTCCGACCACACCGCGTCGATCAGCCTCTCGCCGGGGGCGATCGGCTTCTCCGGCTGCCCCGATCCCTTCAAAGTCGATCTCTCCACGGTCATCGACTACGAGCGCACCAGCCGCACGCTCGGCGGCACAAAGCGGCCCGCGCTCGTGTTCCGCCACGTTCCGGACACCCAGACGATGACGTCCATTGCGACCGTCCCCGACAAGCGCATCCTCAACGTCCTCGGCCGGTACATCAAACTGGAGTACGACGAGGTGATGGCGGACGTGGAGGCGTTCGATCCGACGGAAGAGCAGCTCGAGATCCTCGTGTCGATCTACTCCGCCGGCGGCGAGGCGAACATCGCCGACGTCGTCACCGGCGACGTCACCCAGACGGAGATGGTCTTGGAGACGCTCCGCGAGGAGCGGCTCGTCGTCGACGGCGAGTCCGGGGCCGCGCTCACGCGAAAGGGGCAGATGATCGTCACTTCCTACATGGAGTCGGTCAACTCCTGA
- the fer gene encoding ferredoxin Fer, whose amino-acid sequence MPTVEYLNYEVLDDHGWSMDDDDLFEAAADADLDEEDYGSLDVNQGEYILESAEAQGYDWPFSCRAGACANCASIVKEGDIEMDMQQILSDEEVEEKNVRLTCIGSPATDEVKIVYNAKHLDYLQNRVI is encoded by the coding sequence ATGCCCACAGTAGAATACCTCAACTACGAAGTGCTCGACGACCACGGCTGGTCGATGGACGACGACGACCTCTTCGAGGCGGCCGCAGACGCCGATCTCGACGAGGAAGACTACGGGAGCCTCGACGTAAACCAGGGCGAGTACATCCTGGAGTCCGCCGAGGCGCAGGGCTACGACTGGCCCTTCTCGTGCCGCGCCGGCGCCTGTGCGAACTGCGCCTCCATCGTCAAGGAAGGCGACATCGAGATGGACATGCAGCAGATCCTCTCCGACGAGGAAGTCGAAGAGAAGAACGTCCGCCTCACCTGCATCGGTAGCCCGGCGACCGACGAGGTCAAGATCGTCTACAACGCGAAACACCTCGACTACCTGCAGAACCGCGTCATCTAA
- a CDS encoding HVO_0476 family zinc finger protein encodes MTETGDRVGLACPSCSPGEPTVHEVLRPGGQATVRCTDCDHTYKTEIPEEDTVELKVVVSQDGESFTTRMDVPADTYVETGEEFVVDSPDALMQVRVTGIEVGPEQRVEEADIETVETLWTRAVDNVSVPITLHPKDGNADETRSIRVNVPGDYEFTVGETVEFGEEEFAVEGVQIREDAPEYRHEKLDHDGDFAYAKDCKRVYGRDESLTAWSAW; translated from the coding sequence ATGACCGAAACAGGAGACCGAGTCGGCCTCGCCTGCCCGTCGTGTTCACCGGGCGAGCCGACCGTCCACGAGGTGCTGCGGCCCGGCGGCCAAGCGACCGTTCGGTGTACCGACTGCGACCACACCTACAAAACCGAAATCCCGGAGGAGGACACCGTCGAACTGAAAGTCGTCGTCTCACAGGACGGCGAGTCGTTCACCACCCGCATGGACGTGCCCGCGGACACCTACGTGGAGACGGGCGAGGAGTTCGTCGTCGACTCCCCCGACGCGCTGATGCAGGTCCGCGTGACCGGCATCGAGGTCGGGCCGGAACAGCGCGTGGAGGAGGCCGACATCGAGACCGTCGAGACGCTGTGGACCCGCGCGGTCGACAACGTCTCCGTCCCGATCACGCTGCACCCGAAAGACGGGAACGCGGACGAGACGCGCTCGATCCGGGTGAACGTCCCCGGCGACTACGAGTTCACCGTCGGAGAGACCGTCGAGTTCGGCGAGGAGGAGTTCGCGGTTGAGGGGGTCCAGATCCGCGAGGACGCCCCGGAGTACCGCCACGAAAAGCTCGACCACGACGGCGACTTCGCGTACGCCAAAGACTGCAAGCGGGTGTACGGCCGCGACGAGAGTCTGACGGCGTGGTCGGCCTGGTAG
- the prs gene encoding ribose-phosphate diphosphokinase: protein MIVPGSSSQLLAAALAEETGRPLATPTYDRFPDGETLAAVPDFDGDEATIVAATDSDEAWVELLQLQDAVREAGAERVTTVIPYMGYARQDDSFGEGEPVSARAMARAISTGTDRVVLVNPHEAGVTDFFDVPVETVDAAGVLAAPLPADLAEPLFLAPDEGAVGIAETVRDAYGTGETDYFEKHRDRDTGAVTVSPSDATVADRDVVVVDDIVATGSTMSESVAVLNDRGAARVLAACVHPMLATNAVTKLRGAGVDRIVGSDTIERGCSVVSVAPVLADALA, encoded by the coding sequence ATGATCGTACCCGGATCCAGCTCACAGCTGCTCGCGGCCGCGCTCGCGGAGGAGACGGGACGGCCGCTGGCGACGCCGACATACGACCGGTTCCCGGACGGCGAGACGCTCGCGGCGGTTCCCGACTTCGACGGCGACGAGGCGACGATAGTCGCCGCGACCGACTCCGACGAGGCGTGGGTCGAACTGCTCCAGCTGCAGGACGCCGTCCGCGAGGCCGGCGCGGAGCGCGTGACGACGGTGATTCCCTACATGGGCTACGCCCGACAGGACGACTCGTTCGGGGAGGGCGAGCCAGTCTCGGCGCGCGCGATGGCGCGAGCCATCTCGACCGGAACCGATCGGGTCGTCCTCGTGAACCCCCACGAGGCCGGCGTCACCGACTTCTTCGACGTGCCGGTCGAGACGGTCGACGCCGCCGGTGTGCTCGCGGCGCCGCTGCCGGCCGACCTCGCTGAGCCGCTGTTCCTCGCGCCGGACGAGGGCGCGGTCGGCATCGCCGAGACGGTCCGGGACGCGTACGGGACGGGCGAGACGGACTACTTCGAGAAGCACCGCGACCGCGATACCGGCGCGGTCACGGTGTCGCCCTCGGACGCGACCGTCGCGGACCGGGACGTGGTCGTCGTCGACGACATCGTCGCGACCGGGTCGACGATGAGCGAGTCGGTCGCGGTGTTGAACGACCGCGGCGCGGCGCGCGTGCTCGCGGCCTGCGTCCATCCGATGCTCGCGACAAACGCCGTGACGAAGCTCCGCGGGGCCGGCGTCGACCGAATCGTCGGCAGCGACACCATCGAGCGCGGCTGTAGCGTCGTCAGCGTCGCCCCGGTGCTCGCCGACGCCCTCGCGTGA
- a CDS encoding PadR family transcriptional regulator: MYDLTGFQRDLLYVIAGLDEPHGLAIKEELEEYYEKEIHHGRLYPNLDTLVEKGLVEKGQRDRRTNYYTLTRRGRREIDARTEWESQYVDH; the protein is encoded by the coding sequence ATGTACGACCTTACGGGTTTCCAGCGTGACCTGCTCTACGTGATTGCCGGCTTAGACGAGCCTCACGGCCTCGCCATCAAGGAGGAACTCGAAGAGTACTACGAAAAGGAGATCCACCACGGGCGGCTCTACCCGAACCTCGACACGCTCGTCGAGAAGGGGCTCGTCGAGAAGGGCCAACGCGACCGGCGCACGAACTACTACACGCTGACCCGCCGCGGCCGACGCGAGATCGACGCCCGGACCGAGTGGGAGTCGCAGTACGTCGACCACTGA
- a CDS encoding aminotransferase class III-fold pyridoxal phosphate-dependent enzyme, producing the protein MDRDTATPDVTDLPGDRAREWVEYHHESAAPSTYVYEFVWDRTAPAEGPFCTDVDGNVLMDFTSHVAAAPLGYNNPKVMEPLAEFDLVDPLKIAGQDFYVAGGDSPGDGLPGSSGLMERLTDVTSHYDMDTVFLSNSGAEAVENGIKIAYDDSGGAKHAITFEGAFHGRTLGALSLNRSKSVYRRDFPEISGVHDAPFCDDRTCSPATCSCGFFADGVSRLREKLDPERGHIDPDDVAYLIMEPIQGEGGYRFPSDAFTDEIAALVDEHDITLIADEIQSGVGRTGEMWGSDHYALEPDVITSAKGLRVGATISRSDVFPEKKSRLSSTWGAGDIIASAQGALTLDAIRENDLLDNATIRGRQFKETMRDADLDGVEDVRGKGLLLAMEFDSKERRDATMKHAFGRGLLTLSCGHDVLRVLPPLDVTEREIELGCEILTAAVADAA; encoded by the coding sequence ATGGATCGCGACACCGCCACCCCCGACGTGACCGACCTGCCGGGCGATCGGGCCCGCGAGTGGGTGGAGTACCACCACGAGTCGGCCGCGCCGAGCACGTACGTGTACGAGTTCGTCTGGGACCGCACCGCGCCGGCGGAGGGGCCGTTCTGTACCGACGTCGACGGCAACGTCCTCATGGACTTCACGAGCCACGTCGCCGCCGCGCCGCTCGGGTACAACAACCCGAAAGTGATGGAGCCGCTCGCGGAGTTCGATCTGGTCGATCCGTTAAAAATCGCCGGACAAGACTTCTACGTCGCCGGCGGCGACTCGCCCGGCGACGGCCTCCCCGGCTCGTCGGGACTGATGGAGCGGCTCACCGACGTTACGTCCCACTACGACATGGACACCGTCTTCCTCTCGAACTCCGGCGCGGAGGCGGTCGAGAACGGGATCAAGATCGCCTACGACGACTCCGGGGGCGCGAAACACGCGATCACCTTCGAAGGGGCGTTCCACGGCCGGACGCTCGGCGCGCTCTCGCTCAACCGGTCGAAGTCGGTCTACCGGCGTGACTTCCCCGAGATCAGCGGCGTCCACGACGCGCCGTTCTGTGACGACCGAACCTGTTCGCCGGCGACCTGTTCGTGCGGCTTCTTCGCGGACGGCGTCTCGCGGCTCCGAGAGAAACTGGACCCCGAGCGGGGCCACATCGACCCCGACGACGTGGCGTACCTCATCATGGAGCCGATTCAGGGGGAGGGCGGCTACCGCTTCCCCTCCGACGCGTTCACCGACGAGATCGCCGCCTTAGTCGACGAACACGACATCACGCTGATCGCCGACGAGATCCAGTCGGGCGTCGGTCGAACCGGCGAGATGTGGGGCTCCGACCACTACGCGCTCGAACCCGACGTGATCACGAGCGCGAAGGGGCTCCGCGTCGGCGCGACGATCTCCCGTTCGGACGTGTTCCCCGAGAAGAAGAGTCGGCTCTCCTCGACGTGGGGCGCGGGAGACATCATCGCCTCGGCGCAGGGAGCGCTCACGCTCGATGCGATCCGCGAGAACGACTTACTGGACAACGCCACGATCAGGGGGCGGCAGTTTAAAGAGACGATGCGCGACGCCGACCTCGACGGCGTCGAGGACGTTCGAGGCAAAGGGCTGCTGCTGGCGATGGAGTTCGACTCGAAGGAGCGCCGGGACGCGACGATGAAACACGCGTTCGGTCGGGGGCTGCTCACGCTCTCCTGTGGACACGACGTGCTTCGAGTGCTCCCGCCGCTCGACGTCACCGAGCGCGAGATCGAACTCGGCTGTGAGATCCTCACTGCGGCGGTCGCCGACGCGGCCTAA
- a CDS encoding non-canonical purine NTP pyrophosphatase produces the protein MLRYVTTNPGKVREAERYLPNDSIARLDFDYPEIQATELGPIAAQGAREAYRHADEPVLVDDAGLFVEGLDGFPGPYSSYVEETLGIERVHDIAADLDDRRAAFRCVLGYCDGDDFAASPDPVDRGDRNAAAAAGPDEGDPEAAPDALPVKLFEGYVPGRIVAPRGEGGFGYDPIFEHDGETLAEMSTDRKNAISHRGRALEKFAEWYADR, from the coding sequence GTGCTCAGATACGTGACGACGAACCCCGGTAAGGTGCGCGAGGCGGAGCGCTACCTCCCGAACGACTCGATAGCGCGACTCGACTTCGACTACCCCGAGATACAGGCGACAGAGCTCGGGCCGATCGCGGCCCAAGGCGCCCGCGAGGCGTACCGCCACGCCGACGAGCCGGTCCTCGTCGACGACGCGGGGCTGTTCGTCGAGGGGCTCGACGGCTTCCCCGGCCCCTACTCCTCGTACGTCGAGGAGACGCTGGGGATCGAGCGCGTCCACGACATCGCCGCCGACCTCGACGACCGCCGCGCCGCGTTCCGCTGCGTCCTCGGCTACTGCGACGGCGACGACTTCGCGGCGAGCCCCGACCCCGTCGACCGGGGCGACCGGAACGCGGCCGCCGCGGCGGGTCCGGACGAAGGCGACCCCGAGGCGGCGCCCGACGCGCTCCCCGTCAAACTCTTCGAGGGATACGTCCCCGGGCGGATCGTCGCGCCCCGCGGGGAGGGCGGGTTCGGTTACGACCCCATCTTCGAACACGACGGCGAGACGCTCGCCGAGATGAGCACCGATCGGAAAAACGCGATCTCACACCGCGGCCGCGCGCTCGAAAAGTTCGCCGAGTGGTACGCGGACCGCTGA
- a CDS encoding 5'-deoxyadenosine deaminase, translating to MLIAGTVIADSETVIPEGAVVVEGETIAAVGSAATLREQYPGHERRECDLVAPGQIGGHIHSVQSLGRGIADDDALLDWLFDAVLPMEAAMDADATRAAAELGYLECLESGTTTVVDHLSVNHAGEAFEAAIETGIRARLGKVLMDKESPAGLLEDTDAALAESEDLIEKYHGAADGRVRYAVTPRFAVTCSEACLRGCRDLADRYDGVTIHTHASENEDEIAAVETDTGMRNVHWLDEVGLTGPDVTLAHCVHTDEAEREVLAETDTVVTHCPSSNMKLASGIAPVQDYLDRGITVALGNDGPPCNNTLDPFTEMRQASLLGKVDARDPTRLPAATVLEMATTNGARAAGFDRLGTLREGQRADVIGLTTDRTRATPLHDPLSHLVYAAHGDDVTFTMVDGRVRYDDGEHVGIDADAVRGRATRHAERVVEEAGIETAGP from the coding sequence ATGCTGATCGCCGGAACCGTCATCGCCGACTCCGAGACCGTCATCCCCGAGGGCGCCGTCGTCGTCGAGGGCGAGACAATCGCCGCGGTCGGCAGCGCAGCGACCCTCCGCGAGCAGTACCCCGGTCACGAGCGCCGCGAGTGCGACCTCGTCGCCCCCGGACAGATCGGCGGTCACATCCACTCGGTGCAGTCGCTCGGCCGCGGGATCGCCGACGACGACGCCTTACTCGACTGGCTGTTCGACGCCGTGTTGCCGATGGAAGCGGCGATGGACGCCGACGCGACCCGCGCCGCCGCCGAGCTCGGCTACCTGGAGTGTCTCGAATCGGGGACGACGACCGTCGTCGATCACCTCTCGGTCAACCACGCGGGAGAGGCGTTCGAGGCCGCCATCGAGACGGGGATCCGCGCGCGGCTCGGGAAGGTGTTGATGGACAAGGAGTCGCCCGCGGGCCTGTTGGAGGACACCGACGCCGCGCTCGCGGAGAGCGAGGACCTGATAGAGAAGTACCACGGGGCCGCCGACGGTCGGGTGCGCTACGCGGTGACGCCGCGGTTCGCCGTCACCTGTTCGGAGGCGTGCCTGCGGGGCTGCCGCGACCTCGCCGACCGCTACGACGGCGTGACGATCCACACCCACGCGAGCGAGAACGAGGACGAGATCGCCGCCGTCGAGACGGACACGGGGATGCGGAACGTCCACTGGCTCGACGAGGTCGGCCTCACGGGCCCCGACGTGACGCTCGCCCACTGCGTCCACACCGACGAGGCGGAGCGGGAGGTCCTTGCCGAGACCGACACGGTCGTCACCCACTGCCCGTCCTCGAACATGAAGCTCGCCAGCGGCATCGCGCCGGTGCAGGACTACCTCGACCGCGGGATCACGGTCGCGCTCGGCAACGACGGGCCGCCCTGCAACAACACGCTCGACCCCTTTACCGAGATGCGGCAGGCGAGCCTCCTCGGGAAGGTCGACGCCCGCGACCCGACCCGGCTCCCGGCCGCGACCGTGCTGGAGATGGCGACGACGAACGGTGCGCGCGCCGCCGGCTTCGACCGCCTCGGGACGCTACGGGAGGGCCAGCGCGCGGACGTGATCGGACTCACGACCGACCGCACGCGCGCCACCCCGCTTCACGACCCGCTCTCGCATCTGGTGTACGCCGCCCACGGCGACGACGTGACGTTCACCATGGTCGACGGCCGGGTGCGGTACGATGACGGCGAGCACGTGGGGATCGACGCCGACGCGGTCCGCGGGCGCGCGACGCGCCACGCGGAGCGCGTGGTCGAAGAAGCCGGTATCGAGACGGCCGGCCCGTGA